In Gadus morhua chromosome 2, gadMor3.0, whole genome shotgun sequence, the DNA window GAGGTGGATCGATGGAGACATTCGTCCCCCTCGATGGGTGACGTGTTTGTGCAGAGCTTCAAGAAACTGGGGCTGAGAAACACGACCAATAAGACGCAACAGGGACGGATGAGCTTTCCCCTTCAGCCACTTTctccagagaaagagagaggagagagagagagagagagagagagagagagagagagagagagagagagagagagagagagagagagagagagagagagagagagagagagagagagagagagaggagagagagagagagagagagagacctttagCTAGGGATATTATTAAGAATTATCATTATCAAGAAATTCGGTTTAACATCCAATTATAGATACACCTACTTTGTACTTCTCGTTCCAATGAAGTAATTTGAATATttacacaggagagagagagagagagagagagagagagagagagagagagagagagagagagtacttttatagtataacatttgatatgtataggtattttgtatttaacgttttatacttattatattatattttatactatatacctgaccttttacCTTTTAACTTTAATAATGCTGTTTATTTTactgttcacctgctttggcaatgcaaatgtatatttctcatgccaagggagagagaggagagggagagggagagggagagggagagagagagagagagagagagagagagagagagagagagagagagagagagagagagagagagagagagagagagagagagagagagagagagagagagagagagagagagagagagagagagagagagagagagagagagagagagagagagagagagagagagagaggagggagagagacttctAGCTAATTCCCCTGGCCTGCTAGGAAACCCCATAGGGGAAGAACACGAAACCGGGCTAAAGTGTGAAACAACCTATTGGAACGCAGCCAAGTGAAAACGAAAACAGTGTGAATTAATTGTGAACGATAGAAGTAAACAGTATTAGCTTTTAATCAAGGCTTATTGTTCTTTGATCTGATTATTTAATTAGAAACATATAATGCAATGCTTTTAAATATGGAAGCAGATAAGGTATTTAGTATTCTATTAAAATCCTAATTAAAAAACGCAGATACGGTTAATATGCCAAATTCACTGCTCTCTAGTAATCCATAGAGTTTAGCTGTTAAAGGGTATAGCTTCTGTATGCATTAAGCCTATGCGATTTGTATTTATTCCACTAGAGCTTGGTGTGAACTGTTCTAATTATTCAGCTGGTCTGGGATTGAAAGGAGGATTCAATTCGTAATTCAATTCGATTTTTTACTTAGAAAACTAGTAGGAACAATGGAAAAGTAATCGCTCTGATGTCGGCCTACCACTACGTTTGTCTTTGTTAGGGAGTGGAAAGCCGTAAGTGGGGAAAGCCTCATGTCCGAACTTTGTTCGTTGGAGCTACAAAGTCGGACAAACATGGAAACTCTCACGCTAAACTTCGTGTTGCGGGAAGCTTTATAACGTATTTGcaaatatttttcaaaactaacCCCAAGATCATTAATGTTTAATTGTATGGGTTACTGAATTTGGTATGCGGTTGTCCGCTCTTGTCATTGGTCTGGAACAATCAATGGGATCATTGGAAGTGTAGTAGATGCCAAagaaattatataaatattccCGCCATTTTAGATAATGATAAACATTTATTGTCCGTTACAGTAATATAATGAAACAATCTCTTTCCTCGTAGAAGGTTATCAACACAAATTATGGTATGGTTTGGCCGTAAATACtgataacaataattataaatgGATTGAACGTGGTGGAAATAGGATTGGAACCTCACTGCCCAGTTAGATTGATACATCTGTATTTAATGGCCATCTGGAAAGGTTCATTATTTTGAGAGACAACTAAATAAATGGTTTGCTTGGATCTCGTTTCTTGTAAGCCTAGGTGATAAGCAATCAGTTTAATTATGGTAATGCTGATATCGTCCTAATAATAGAACGTTGCGGTAGTAATCGACCAGCCAGAAACAGAACAGGTGACAGAGGAAGGGAACTTACTACTTGTGGTTTGGTTCATGACAGGAAGTCTATTGCGGCATCACAATGATAATAGAAGGCCAATGCTTTCCTTGACGCACGATGAAAGCAAGTAGCCTGACGTATTTGGTTTATTCTTAagttattcattattaatgtgttatttatttattattattcattcttACTAATTAATTGAATATATCAAGTAGTGGTTTGCTCAACAAACAACACAGAAGTAGGCTTAGTAgtagttaagttaagttatcctTTATTGTCCCATTTTGAGGGAAatcctttctctgcttttgacccatctggaagccggtgaacacatacacacttgcacgcacacagaggGGTGACCTTGTTGTCAGAGATAGGAGTTCTAGCTAGTACTAAGATTCACTATATCAAGAAATTCGGTTTAACATCCAAGTATCGTCTACGGCTACTTTGTACTCCTCATTCCAATTAAgtcatttgagagagagagagagagaaaagggagagagacttcTAGCTAGTGATATTATTAAGAATCACTTTATCAAGAAATTTGGTTTAACATCCAAGTATAGGTACACCTACTTTGTACTTCTCATTCCAATGAAgtcatttgaaaatgtacacgGCATACttaagaaagggagagagagaactaatCCGTGTAGACTACCACTGAATTACACAGAACAATTCCTGTGTAATTCAGGAGAGTGCCGATTACTAATACGGTGGTTTACCCGTCAGGGAAGTGGTACTCATATCGGTGACTAATGAGGAAGCGCCTTTTCCTCTTAGCAACCTTCTAGTCCTCAGGTTCTATAATGTCTAAACATCGCAGACATTCCATCACTGCTCAGAGCACCGACCAGCTTTCAACTCAGAGATAGTTACGAAAAGGCACATAGAAACATTTCAAAACAGTACATGACCTACTAAGAACTTGTACATTGCCCGTAGCTAAGATAAACAAGGGCTTGACTAGTAGACTAGTTGTTTCCCATTTAACACTAAAGTATAGCGTGCCAAACCTCCTGGCCAATAGTTTGTTTACTTGATGTACCAATAGCAACTATTCTGAATCTtacgcatactcacacacacactcatacaaacacacacatatatacaaacacacacacacacacacacacacgcacacacacaaacacacacacgcacaaacacacgcacacacgcacacacacacacacacacacacacacacacacacacacacacacacacacacacacacataatatatgttttgcaaGAGACATGCCAtgaaatcaaagaaaaaaaaatgaacagaTAATTAATTAACGTACAGCCAGAAACATTATGAATGGATGAgcgtttcactgtgtgtgtttccgtgtgtgtgtttgtgtgtggggctcTCAGTGATGAGAGGATGTTGGGTTTGGCCCCACCCCCGCCTGCTGCACTCTTGAGTGGCGGGTCCGCTGTCATTTCCGCATTTGGCCTCACTCGCTTTTTATATCATCTTATCAAACATGGTTGTGATAGCAGGAGGAAGTGATTGTTTCCCATTCCCTGAAGCTCCTCCTCGCTGACAGGAACTCTGATCTGAAGGTCGCCGACTCAGCGCTAGGCCTCGGCCTAGCTGCTCTGTTTCCAATAGCAGCACTCGTACTGttacactaaaacacacacgcacacagatacacaggcacgcacacacacacacacactcacaaacagatacagacacacacacacagatacagacacacatatacacacacacacacacacacacacacacacacacacacacacacacacacacacacacacagatacacactcacaaacacacacagatacagacacacagatacagacagacacaacacacacacacgtacagatacagacacagaaacagacacacacacacacacacacacagagacagatacagacacaccccccacgcagaaacacacacacacacacacacacacacacacacacacacacacacacacacacacacacacacacacacacacacacacacacacacacacacacatacacacacacacacgcgagatcCCCCCTGAGGTCCTTCAGACCCCGCCTCTGTGGGGAAACCCTACCAAGGTTCTTCAGGACAGCCCTCTATCCTAAGTATCCACATCCTCCCCGAAGGCCctcgtcagccccccccccccaccctcttcctccaggcccccccccccccccccccaccctgagtCACGGCCCACAGCTGGCACGGCCCGGagctctgggggggggaggtcatcGTCTTGACAACGCTTTGAGGAAGCTGACCTCGTCTGAGGAGGCTGAGAAGGCCTCCCTGTTGTGAACATGACCCACAACATCGCTGACCGCGGCGTTCAGGTCTCAGACGCCGGGTCGAACTGGGTCGGCGGACCCCGCCTCCTCGGAGCTGCTGACACGGGGGGGTTACCTCAGGGCTGCTGACCTACTTCCTGGGCGGGAAAACCACGCATGAGTAAAATGCTGTTGGGAAGGTGAAGTAAGACAGTCTCCCCTCCCAGGGCGCTGAGCTTCAAACGCCGCAAGGCGCTATCACCCCTGAGTCACCACGGCAACGGCACCAGGCCGTCTGATGACTCCCGTGTGTGTCAGCTGTCTGTCCAAACCGCCTGCTCCAAGCCGGCTGAAGctgctctctctggctgtcttaTGCtaacacacagcgacacactcacatgcacgcacgcacgcacacacacacacacacacacacacacacacacacacacacacacacacacacacagactcctgcagatgcacacatgcacgtcgtgcacacactgacgcacaaacagacacttgaacacacacgcacacatgcaggcgcacgcgcgaacacacgcacgcacacatgtgcaagCATGCagacattcacagacacacatcagtaGGTATAATTGCTAAACAGTTTGCATGAAGAATTTAATGCGACTCTGACACATTGTACTCATGGTGAATTCAATGCTTTTTTTGTAAACGTTAATAGCACGTAAAACTAGTAAATTACATCAATAACACATCAGACCAGAGTCTAATAAAACTTAATAACTTCCAACAAGAATCACCTGTTGCATGTAtagaaaatgaaacaaaaaattAAATGCGCCCCCTACTGGAAGAGGAGTCGAATACCTTTCAGTCAATGGTGAGTCGCAGTGACTTTTTAACACAGCATTTCTCGGAAGGAAAGCCACAATGGTGGTCGACTTCCCTTAAACTCTCACTTTCTTTGAGACATGGTGTCTATTTATCACACCATCACTGAGTTTCTTTGCCGCCTGTGTGATGGTGTGAAAGATACGCCTTGGGATATTTAtaacaaatcaaaaaaaaagagagaaatcatCTTTATTTCTTAGCAACACATAAATATTAACAACGTAATTGCTTTGAGCCCAGCCCAtacgaggggaggagggagggacggaggacaCCGCCCCTtcttggaagagagagagacgaaaacTATAAAGACACGACCGGGACCGCACACCACAGCAGGATAACATAGAGCTACacacgtctcctacgctcggaATACTTAACACCGGCCGATATTTGGATATCTGTCTAAAGTATCGCATTTGAAGAAAAGCAGAGGTAAGAACAGCTTTCATTCagcttgtctttttttttttttgtctccgTTTTTTTTTGTCAGCTTAAAACTTTTTAAGTAGGCTAATTATTATGTCTTGCTTCGCTAAATCATCCAGTTTCAAGGCTATACATTCTGTAGACTGTAATTTTCTAAAAGTGTCCCTAagtgggagacggagagagagcatgtCATATGCAAATTGCGCAACCGAGATTAGGCGTCTTTACTGGAAGCGCAGCCCGTAGATACCGAGCACTGATGACAGTCAGGTCAATTAACTGGAAACTCTTTACTGATTTACCTCTGGGCACACTGACTGGTTTACTGGTTTATCTCTGGAAACACTCACTGGTGGAAATACTCACTGGTTAACTAGTTCGTCTTTTTTGACTGGATCCATATACTATAACCCTTTCTATAACCTGCTCTAGGTCTACTGTATGAAGACTATGAGCCTTTTTAATCACGATCATTTTTTTGGGAAAGCCAGTTAAACGTTTTTTTTCTATAGGTTTAGCCTATTCAATTCATTTAGGTAAATTACATTTTCGGTTATTTTAACTTTTCACCAGAACGTCTGCCTTCAAACTGTTTATACAAGGCAGTTAAACAAATGTTTATGTGTAACCTATTCAATAAGTTTTGACTAAATAgaattttcagtttattttAAACTTTTACGCCCAAAACGCCAGCCTTCAAACAGTCCTTTAACCaaccgctcctctctctctgccccaggTTGTAGCCCCTGCCCCAGCCCTGCTGACCCTACCTGCGCCCCGGTCCCTCCAGCCCAGAGTCCCGGGTTCAGAGCCATGGTCACTTACAGCAAGCTAACCTCAGCAATGAGCGGCGTCCCTTTGGACCCCAGCCCTCGGCCGCCCCAGCGCTACAAGACCTTCAGCGGCCGGCCCCAGTACACGCTGGTCCTCGCCGCGCTGCGCAAGCTGCAGGAGAGCGGCTTCTACTGGGGCGCCATCACGGGCAAGGACGCCAACGCCCTGCTCTCCCCCGAGGCCCCCGGCACCTTCCTGGTGCGCGACAGCTCGGACCACCGCCACTTCTTCACGCTCAGCGTGCGCACGGCGGCCGACACCAAGAACCTGCGCGTCCAGTGCGACGCCGCCTCCTTCTTCCTGCAGACGGACGCCAAGAGCGCCCACGCCGTGCCGCGCTTCGGCTGCGTGCTGCAGCTGGTGCACTACTACATGTCCCACGGCCGGGGGGGCGCGGGCGGCGCGGGGAACGGGCGCTGCGGCGGCGGGAACAGCTACTACATCTACTCGGGCGGCGTGAAGACCCCCCTGGAGCTGCTgaggcccctcccctccacgcTGTCGTCCCTGCAACACCTCTGCAGGAAGACGgtgaacggacacctggacgcCGCGTCCCGCAGCGAGCAGCTGCCGCACACGCTCAAGGAGTTCCTGCAGGAGTACGACGCCCCCAtctagggggggggaggggcggggggggaggggcccggacacggacacccccccccccccacccccgggaaTCTTGAGCACCGCCGAGAGTAACTGTACGGTCGCAGGCGGGAAGCCGCGAAGCTTGGCACGCACGCGGGCGTGGGACAAGCCCCCCCCGGACACAGAGCCCTGAGGGACAGTGGAGGGCGAGGACGGGTCAGGTGTGGCTCCATGGAGCTTAGGACCCCCCCTCCCTAATCCCTGGAGTCCcaggaggggcagagagacagaaggccCCTCACGCGCTCCAGAGAGACAGGACGGAGTAAGAGAGACCGCTGCTATAGACTGACCGAGAGAAACCAGAGAACAACGGCAGCCCTGTGCCAGGGGCTATatctgacatcacttcctgtaaacCCCGTGGCTCAGCGTCAGTCGTCTGGGTTCCGATGACACACGGCTTCCCTCTccgaccgccgccgccgccgctgctgaccacggttaccatggtgacgtGGGTCCgggacagacacgcacatcCCCGTGGCTCACATGACTGGACCCGCCTGTTGGTGTTGGCGGCGTACCGGGGCGCTCACGGACACGGGAACACCGAACGATCCGGGAGGAGCGGAAACCCGACCTCTGATTCAGACGCTCCTCGCAGACCTCTGACTGCcccagagggggcgggggggaggggggggagacacgtagGATAAACAGTGACACACACGGAGATGCGGTGTGTCGACGCACAACCCAGTTTTGTAC includes these proteins:
- the socs3a gene encoding suppressor of cytokine signaling 3a; translated protein: MVTYSKLTSAMSGVPLDPSPRPPQRYKTFSGRPQYTLVLAALRKLQESGFYWGAITGKDANALLSPEAPGTFLVRDSSDHRHFFTLSVRTAADTKNLRVQCDAASFFLQTDAKSAHAVPRFGCVLQLVHYYMSHGRGGAGGAGNGRCGGGNSYYIYSGGVKTPLELLRPLPSTLSSLQHLCRKTVNGHLDAASRSEQLPHTLKEFLQEYDAPI